The following nucleotide sequence is from Nothobranchius furzeri strain GRZ-AD chromosome 6, NfurGRZ-RIMD1, whole genome shotgun sequence.
tgtttgagTTTTTAAGCATCTTTAAATGCCTATTTATTTTCTTTGGTTTTCAGGTGTTTGATGCAATGCGTCTGAAAACTCACACCGATGATGTATTCAGAAGACATGTCAGCTCCTACCTTGAGCCTGCCATAATACACAGTTGGAATGCAAAGCAATGCACGGCTCTTCAGTCACTGACCGAAGAAGACCAGGTCATCATAGGAGGGGATATGTGTGCAGACTCGCCAGGTGAACGTTTACTTCAGAGTTTTTTGGTGTGGCCTCCCATTACTTTGTTGCAGTGTTGTGGCATTggggtgaatgtttttattttttctcaacgTGTATTGTAACAAAAATAACATCACACTAAACCTAATGTGTTACAGGACATTCAGCAAAGTATGGGTGCTACAGTGTGATGAACATGCAGCGCAATCAGATTATAGACATACAGTTGGTGCAGGTAACAATGACTCATTTGATGCTGTGCTAACTTACTCGTGAGTTTTCTCACCACAGATGCTCGGAAAGTTGATCATGATTCACAACATTTaggaaatgtaaaaataaataccgTCATGCCAAAATGATTTCTTctgttgaaaaaaaaaacggtTATTGTTACAACATCGAACCCTGCGCAAATAATTTCATTAACCTTTTTGACACCTACTTATGAAGCTGTGTATGTTCCTTCTAAGGAATCTTTGCGTTAAATTGACCTGCTGGAATGTTTGTTTGTCTGTTTTCCTATTTCCACGAAGAGCAACAAGGTTGGAGGAAGCAACCACATGGAGAAGGAGGGTCTAAGAAGAAGCTTGGAACTCCTAGAGGGCAGTGGTGTGAAAGTGGAAAGTATAATAACGGAGCGCCGTCCTCGGGTGCAGAAGTTCTTGAGTGAGCGCGAGATGAAGCACTATTACGATGTACGGCAAATGGCTAAAGGTGGAGCAGTATTTTATACGAGTAAACCATCTGGTTAACTAAGGATGTGCTAATGGACAATAACTCCTGTTTGTTAATGTCTAATAAATTCACTAGGTTTGTCCAAAAAGCTACACCGACTTGGCAAAGACAGCGACTGTGGGCAAGTAAAAAAGTGGCATAAAAGCATCATCAACCACCTCTACTGGTGCGCTGTTGGTTGTGCATCTGGGGCCGAGAAGGTTTCGAGGTGGAAGTCCATCTTGAATCATATACAAGACATACACATTCACTCAGATCCAGCTTTTCCAAAGTGCTTGCATCGGACGAGGGTGTCGAAGGACCCCAACAAGTGGTTTAAACCAGGTTAGTATTTAAACAACACAGTGTAACTCCCAAGTCAATCACACTTCTGTGAAATCAAACTGGCCCCTTAGGAAGCAACACTGATTGACAATCAGTTTCACCTGCTGTTGTGAAAATGGGATAGACAACAGGTGGGAATTATAGGCAATTAGCCAGACATCCCCATTAAAGGAGTAGttctgcaggtggtgaccacagaccACTTCTCAGTTTTGATGCTTTCTGGTTGATGTTTTGTTACATCAGGAGATGTGGATGAGGCTGTAGGAGGGCAACAACCATGAGGCCTGAGGATCTtgcgaattacaggcctatctccatactaccttttctttctaaaattcttgaaaagATAGTCTATAGCCAAATATTGGCCTTCTTGGAAAATCAAAATGTATTAAAGGttttccagtctggttttaaaccctttcatagcattgaatcagcccttttaaaagtttttaatgacatattcttagctactgatgctggggactgtgttgttcttgtgcttttgaatttgacagctgcttttgatactgtggatcatgccATTTTATTATCTCGTTtggagcactgggtgggcattagAGGCACAGCTCTCAAGTGGTTCAGGTCCTACTTGGCAGGGCGGACattttgtgtcagtctcggtgactatgtgtcgtcctctgctcctctcttgtgtggtgtcccgcagAGCTCGGTTCTTGGCCTCTCCTCtgtatcttcttcctctcggGTCTATACTGAGTAAGCATGGCATTGCTTTCCACttgtatgctgatgactgtcagatctatgtccctcttCAGAAAAAAGGCGGCTACCGCATACAGCCATTACTTCAGTGTCTTGATgacataaaggcttggatgtctaaaactttttaaaattcaatgataaaaagacttGAAGTGATGATCTTTGGTAGTCTTACTGAGACCCCCAATGTGTATGTTGATTCCCTGGCCCAGTTTGTTAAGCCAACTGTCACAAacctgggggtcaaagtggactaTGATCTGACGTTTGAATATCAGATTAGGGCGGTGGTAAAATctagcttctttcacctcaggcagctggcgaaaataaagccaattctttcacagCAGCACTTTaagacagtgatccacgcctttgttaccactcggctggattactgtaacacactctacattggggtcagtgcatcttATATTAGTCATCTACAGAGGGTGCAAAATGCCACAGCCcatcttttaactggcactccaaagtttgagcacatttcccctgttttagcgtCACTTCACTGGCTgtccatttcttttaggattcattttaaaattcttttgtttgcttttaaataTCTCCATGGCCTTGCACCTTCTTATCTCTCTGTCCTGTTACAGCCTTACacaccctcccgctctctcaggtcagcTGATCAACTGCTCCTGAATGTACCCAGGACTAGGCGtaaacatatgggccattcccatctgtaccgggtcggcccgggccgggtagccccagacgGCCCcaacctggcccggttgattccacacatccttgccttaagcccatgtgggctgattctacccaccaatcagaggcttgctctaatggaaggtgtgaatttgctgtcagcagtgggtgtgttggccctggtcggcctgaagcagaccccctcgagaagagggctgagaatgagccttggttggcctggaaaaataccaggcccccCAGATATGTAACCAAcccacgctacccggcccgggccgacccggtacagatgggaatggcccattagaggaaTTCGCGCCTTTGCTGTAGCAACGCCTAAACTGTGGAATGAGCTTCCTTtggagataagacaggccagttccttacctgtttttaagtcactcttgaaaacacacctctttacccttgcttttgACACCATGTGAGATGTTGGTTACTTTTTTTTtgacttattttagctgtttttgtgtgtttcatTGCTGTTTTTATCTAGTTGTTATTCTTATTATTGGGCTGTTTTAATTTTATGTCTCCTGTGTTTATTTATTActctttgctgctttctgtttattctattgttttaatgtattttctgtacagcactttgttcctgtgctggatgttttaaagtgctttataaataaatgaactgaactgaacaacCAAGCAGCAGGACCACTACCTCTGCCTTTGtgcaaggaggaacaggaggagcactGCAAGAGCCCTGTAAAATGACCTCAGATGGGCCACAAATGTGCATGTGTCTGCCCAAACAGTCCGAAACAGACTCCATGAGAGTGGTATGACTGAGGAGTCGACATCCacaggtgggggggtgggggtgggggggtgcttaCAGCCCAACACCGTGCAGGACATCTGGCATTTGCCAGACAACACCAAGACTGGCAAATTTGCCACTGGTGCCCTATGCTCTTCACAGATGAAAGCAGGTTCACATTGAGCACATGTGACAGACGTGACAGAATCTGGAGACGCCGTGGAGAACGTTTTTCTGTCTGCAACATCCTCCAGCATGACTGGTTTGACAGTGGGTCAGTAATGGTGTGCACTGGCATTTATTGGAGGTCTGCACAGCCCTCCATGTGCTTGCCAGATGGATGCtgtttttctctgtctctctcagctgagaggaacacacacacatacacacacacacacacacacacacacacgtctaggGAGGTCATATAGGGATGTGGAGGCCACACACTACTGAGCCACGTTTTGACCTGTTTTAAGGACATTACATCAAAGTTGGATCAGCTCGCATGGCTGTGCCATCCTGGTTTTCCACATTAACTTTGAGTGTGACTCCAAATCCAGACCTCCATGGGTTGATAAATTTGATTTCAATTAACaatttttgtcattttgctgtcagctcaataaatgtaaagaataaaGTATAAAATAAGaatatttcattcattcagatcTAGGATTGTTTTATTTGTGTTCCCTTTATTTTTTTAAGCAGTGTAAATGGAAAATCACTGCTATGACTACTCTTCAACATATGTATTGAtatgaaaataaacaacaaaatgtGTTTCTCTTAGGTACTGCTGCACTCAAACGATTAGAAAGGGTGTTGACAACCAAGCGGTTCCTTAGAGATGTGGAAAATCTAAGCCCCCACTACCAGACCTCTTCTTTGGAGTCCTTCCACAATGAACTTCTGCGTTCTGCTCCAAAAGACGCTGTTCTCCCCTTCACTGGAAGGCTATGCAGGTATGTGTACTCCCTCACATTGGGCCTCCTCTGAGGTAAGTATCTAAGCTTTATAGGCTGCACCAATCAAAATAGCCTGCAGATACGCTGCTTGGCCCAAACAAAAAAGTTGCCACCTGGGTCTAACTAAATAGGTAGAAGCCTCATATTGGATCATTACTGCACTTCCAttaatggaataacctggtcattcagtatattcaggtattcagctgacctcattcttggagcacatcctgttgctgaacctagacctgaccaactgcagcaaccccagatcataacactgcccccacaggcttgtagagTAGTCACTAGGCATGAGTGCATCTGTCTCTCTTCTTACCTTGATGCACCCACCACTCTGgagcagggtccatctggactcatcagaccagtttttaataatgcattggacaGTTCTGCTAAAGATGtttcctctgcttgatgcatgccatggATGTGACCCTTCTCAGACTAACATctgttccacgaccaccagatgtgtgttTTCACatagttgtttaagaaatgagaaacaACTCACTGCAcctgttggggttaaataacttgttaccagctgaaagataatcgcccacgcagtaattatccaataggaggctcctacctatttGTGTAGTTAAATCCAGGTAGCAACTCTTTTTTAAAAAAGTTTCACCTGATCTAAATCTCCAGAGCACATCTTTGTATAACCTGTCTATGATCTTCATCGTCTACAAGTGAGGACAAGGCAGGCACATGCCTTTACTTCGAGAGGAGAGCGAGTGACTATTTCTGATAATATGTGACTTCACAAAATAACTTCATTACATGCATAAAGTCAAACTAAAAAGGTGCATAATGTGTTAAGTTTTTCAAACTTTTAAAAGTATTTTCTTTCCAACCCGCACTTCCCCCTTTTCATGGACACAGGTTGTACCTTGCTGCAATGCACTACAACGAGAATGCAGATCGCCCACGAAAGAGGCCCTCAAACAGGTATCCCCTCTTGTTCCCTGAGGCCAAGAACGGAGGGCACCCAGGAAAACAAGTGAAGAAGGAGCAAACCAACTGTAAGTTTAAATATTTAGGTATATTGAAGTATTACAGAAAGATTCTAAATTTGCTGATTAAGAGTCCTAGTAGGTAATTTTATTTCTCCTAACAGTCTACGTCTTCAACTTGATCCATTTGGTCTTCACTGAGGTTGTCCATGACCCACAGCCTTTCGTGTGTGCAGTGACGCTGATTGATGTACCTCAGGACAAACCTGCCTTGGATGATGCTGTAGCTGCATGTGCCACACTTCAGTGAAGGGAAGGTCTGAAGTCGGTGCAGTGCTCTGTGGCATCAGGAAAATCCCTCCCTATTCCAAGCACCTCATAGGAGGGAATCACTATAAGGACACTTCTGCCAAGGAAACCCCAGCTATCCCCAAACTATCTGTATCTGCTTTGCTTACAGAAATAGTCAGgaggaaaatgtttttgttataaATTTTTTTAAGCTGGATCAATTTGTTTTGTAGTACAAGAGTGGAATGTGTTTCAGTTCCTCTTGGTTGTGAGATGTgtacataataaaaataaaaacctttgtTATAAACATCCATTATTTCAGATATGTACCTCTCAAAGGCCTTTCCATTCCTGTAGTTGCCAAGGGGCTAAGATCTGCTCTGTAGAACTTTCATTGCACTTAGCATGGAAGAAATTTTCAGAAACACTGGTTCAAAGCCTAGATGTTCAGTCATGCACGCTGTCCCCTGAGGAACCTAGCTCGTTCTTAGTACCTGCATGCAGAAGCAGGTAGCAATCTGTTACATTTGATTTCTTAACCTAAAAAAAAAATCCCATGTAGTTTCACTGCACTGCACGTTTTACTTTTAAGTGCCTTTGTGAGGAATTAACAGTTACCTCactgttaaaggagacataacatgaaaaccctactttttatccattaacagtgtgtttcacattttaagtgtctaagtcagCAAAATGGCTTATAATAGTCACTAGAGTAGCTATTTAGATatgtaataattaagttttgggcatatttgtccactcgttcagtttttcaaaataCCTAATACATCTTAAATTTATGTCGTCACGATAATTACCAAATTTGGTCATGGGGCTACTGAAAGTAAAGCCGCCGTTTTTTCCCCCCTCACTGGGACTGTTGTTGTCCAGAGTGAATAATGCCGAAACCACGGTTAGATGGCTGCAAATGCTCTATCAGTGGATGTACTGATCCACATGAATGCTTACACCGTCCTCCTGCGTCAGAAGAAGTTAGAATTGCCTGGTTAAATTTTATTTTTCATGGTAATGTCCCATCTTCTGTGCGTAAAGTACTTTTTGTTTGCGCAAAGCACTTTAAAGACGAGTGCTTCACCAACCTACGGCAGTACAGAGAAGGACTAGCCGAAAGGCTTCGACTCATTGAGGGCTCAGTTCCCACTGAGTATGGGGGTGATGGACACACCAGCAAAGTGGTAAGCTTCATCTAACTGATAACTGACTGCAAAGTTTATTTACAACTTTCCTTTTCTGAACTCTAGCCATTTTAATAGCCTTAGGGCATGCCGACTGCTTATGTTAGCACCGTGTGGTAGTTAAACTAGCTAAATGCTATTTTAGCATTTTGAGCTGATGTTTCTGCACCAATGTTATGAACTCTAAATTAGAAGTCGATCAACGTTTTGCATTGTGCGTCCTGTATTAAACAGGGGGGTAAGTGACTGCTATTTACATCTCATGGACAGCTAAATACGTTCTATATTTTGCTCGCCCACCTTGAGATTATCACATTGTTTAGCAGCGCTGCGATCAGGCTGCGACCCCCCTTAATTCCATAACCACTAACCGAACGCATGCGTTGACCCGGATTCACTGGTATTTTGGTGTAAGTGCGCGTCTATTATTTTTATTCTCACGTTTTTATCCCAaaacaatgacaaggattgtcaaggaaGCTTATTTCCGTGTGTATATATACAATCAAACTGAGCCTAAAACTAAGTTTAAACCATTTCATATTCCTTCTGAATTGCACACTAAAAAGGGCAATACATGgcctatttaaaaaaaacactaaaacctCCGCTATTCCGTGTTTTTGGACAAAgatgtccgacgtgttgtgtcaAAGATGCAACTTTTAGCATTTTTTTCGTGTCCGACGTGTAACTACATCACGTGTGATCAGTAAGGTCAAATCCGAGAACTAGGTCATTCAGTGAGAAGATATCACAGgtgagctttgctctgcaatGAAGTCATACAATTTCAGATGTAGCTGAATGTTATGAGTGGAAAAAGTGGCAGAGTGTACACGTGACTTCGTAAGATGCATTGCAAAAATACCAATTTACTATAATTAATAAAAATTGTGTCATTAGACAGTCATCCTATATACTGTTACTGCACATGTTACAGTGCAATTAAAAATGCACTATTTCATTTCCAGCGTTCAACGCCAAGGACACAGAAGCCATCTTTTATTAGTGCAGGCTGTCAGACGAAACCACAGATTTGTGCAGTTGGAACACAACTCTCATGGAGAACTCTAAGGCCACATACCAGAAGTATAGGTACGTGAAATGTTTACATGCATTTGTAGCCGTGGTTCGTCAGAATTGTTCTCTTCATTGTCTTGTTGCTCAGGGTCAGACTGGCTCACacacaggggcgcagataggattttcaaactgggggggcaaagttccaatgtaccccccccccccacacacacacacacacaaactattgcaagcgccttaactagagctcagtcagtttgtgtaatttcatccaatggtttacgtaaaaactaacatatatatgtgtttgaagcatcgacatacatatatggacaatgggtttccatagactccaataataagtttttgtgctaaaatgggaggtggccaccaccgccattttgaccgtgtcacaggttccgtcaagcccagacaattccacaaaagggaagagaggtggagctgagggtgggactgtaaggctgggatcaactgacgacacccggtcgaactagctacaagctaacctgaagctaacccaaagctaatgcggaggtgggagctaagctaacggaggtagcaacctagctacaaccggagttaactgttcacaacaccagagcttctgagtcagatacgccgggctgaccgctgggtaaaaccgggtggaacacagaggtctccgagacctccacgagccggcagccgcacagcagacaagcgccgctgcgatctgagatgcgcagagctgccgctggggagaaccgggtggaaaggtttccattagggctgcacgatattaggaaaacctgctatattcgataacagtgcttaatattgcgatattgatattacgataaatgaacaaatactaaagtatgcagtgttgatgtcatctggcgtgTGATGACTGCTCtgagttcaaagcaaacaaaaactaatgcatgaattccattacaacataacatttttattgcaaaaatatgcagctgcacctgctactgtattagcagcaaaacaacaaactgcatgcatgcagtttctcagtgactttaaaacatcacctccaccataaaactttttctgatgctccaaatacagaaaaacaccccttaccagggtttttagaataaataaataaaaatctgaaaataagtttaaatgttaaataatagttaacatcactcaaatgcaacagcaaagtctctcattgctactgagcatcttctccacttatgtggttatgatagaaggctgttgctgtaattgggaagtgatctgtgctgggccaaactgggagaatattaagattttctgagggaaagagaaaaacaattgtctacctttcagaagaggaactggcaaaaaaactacatggaaaatatgtgaaaacgtttgtttttaaccccaaattgaacaagtttacctagatcctaaaaagcagctcagatgatgaaactgcaactatgattctgataacaagctaaaaaattgaactagctcctcttaagataactggctagcagagcttctgactgacagtttatgtgcagcagcaaatcaactatcctgattaacaaggttataaaagctcataaatgaaaaatcactttgatgtgtgggggaacttttccaggccctctttagcagggtgggactgggaggagagtgctgtagccttttagctggaagctaaccggagcatgaggctaacgtcaccacccggtggaacactagcgacatggaggtagatgggttggttcaccggcacgtgtcggagtcagcccggttattatcagctgcttaacgacaccgagcggactcacgttcacgtttgaaagcagcgctgattccagaaacctcagcacaaagtgcgttcattagtctgagccagcatgacgaacaagggaatggcgccgctaatgttcgggtgttgctttccacccatcctaagggtctacgtagggggcgggcatattacgtgaacggacccatctgattggccgcatatcagaagggctacatttgattggtcaaataatacttccacgtaaaaaacagagctggtttacaaaaagttgatgtatgacatggatggaaatgtttgaaccaaacatttatcgccgtttttgacatgctttgcgatgggcctatcgcacgtcctgttatcgcgatgacgataatttttcgatatattgtgcagccctagtttccatcccagagctccacaagccggcagccctcgcagcagacagaagccgcgatcagacaaagATGTGCCGAGcttcggggaggggagaacgggtggaaaacagaggtctcccgagagctccacaagccgatagtcggaacccagctccaccaagatgttatatttcaacccat
It contains:
- the LOC107373756 gene encoding uncharacterized protein isoform X2, yielding MGRKCIVVGCGGAVGLHLFPLDLEIRRQWLRAIGAAENSEVPIDARVCKNHFTRDSYENLMEFELGYAQRLRLKSDAVPSVALPRINRNPPTLLPRPDGNVGPQSESASRQPRTVDVSCQTDAPYLVSQGTQFAKRRLGPPLRNKGIQSAATVRSVAVGPSHRLLPVPFPSTPLRSFKEAKRPRLEFEEQDISTRSANPDSSYHSAQPVTASTDSSWLSPTAATSSYEDAKFIVFEKCLLSLFETCPACTRDCNVQSRRRGTLLTVEQLCPHCRFFRRWNSQPIIRSTPVGDLQLSAAVHFCGESFEKTRKVFDAMRLKTHTDDVFRRHVSSYLEPAIIHSWNAKQCTALQSLTEEDQVIIGGDMCADSPGHSAKYGCYSVMNMQRNQIIDIQLVQSNKVGGSNHMEKEGLRRSLELLEGSGVKVESIITERRPRVQKFLSEREMKHYYDVRQMAKGLSKKLHRLGKDSDCGQVKKWHKSIINHLYWCAVGCASGAEKVSRWKSILNHIQDIHIHSDPAFPKCLHRTRVSKDPNKWFKPGTAALKRLERVLTTKRFLRDVENLSPHYQTSSLESFHNELLRSAPKDAVLPFTGRLCRLYLAAMHYNENADRPRKRPSNRYPLLFPEAKNGGHPGKQVKKEQTNLTLIDVPQDKPALDDAVAACATLQ
- the LOC107373756 gene encoding uncharacterized protein isoform X1 — protein: MGRKCIVVGCGGAVGLHLFPLDLEIRRQWLRAIGAAENSEVPIDARVCKNHFTRDSYENLMEFELGYAQRLRLKSDAVPSVALPRINRNPPTLLPRPDGNVGPQSESASRQPRTVDVSCQTDAPYLVSQGTQFAKRRLGPPLRNKGIQSAATVRSVAVGPSHRLLPVPFPSTPLRSFKEAKRPRLEFEEQDISTRSANPDSSYHSAQPVTASTDSSWLSPTAATSSYEDAKFIVFEKCLLSLFETCPACTRDCNVQSRRRGTLLTVEQLCPHCRFFRRWNSQPIIRSTPVGDLQLSAAVHFCGESFEKTRKVFDAMRLKTHTDDVFRRHVSSYLEPAIIHSWNAKQCTALQSLTEEDQVIIGGDMCADSPGHSAKYGCYSVMNMQRNQIIDIQLVQSNKVGGSNHMEKEGLRRSLELLEGSGVKVESIITERRPRVQKFLSEREMKHYYDVRQMAKGLSKKLHRLGKDSDCGQVKKWHKSIINHLYWCAVGCASGAEKVSRWKSILNHIQDIHIHSDPAFPKCLHRTRVSKDPNKWFKPGTAALKRLERVLTTKRFLRDVENLSPHYQTSSLESFHNELLRSAPKDAVLPFTGRLCRLYLAAMHYNENADRPRKRPSNRYPLLFPEAKNGGHPGKQVKKEQTNFYVFNLIHLVFTEVVHDPQPFVCAVTLIDVPQDKPALDDAVAACATLQ